The DNA window CGAGGCGACGGCGGCAATCACGAAGGTGTTCTCGGGGGCGCTGAGCGACTATCTCGGCAAGCGCAAGTTGCTGCTCGTGCTGGGTTACGGTCTGGCCGCCGCTACCAAACCGGTCTTTCCCCTGGCCACCTCTGTCGGTTGGGTGTTCGCGGCGCGCTTTATCGACCGCGTGGGCAAGGGCATCCGGGGGGCGCCGCGCGATGCACTGGTTGCCGACCTGACGCCGGCGGCCCTGCGCGGGGCGGCATACGGGCTGCGCCAGGCCCTCGATTCCGTCGGCGCCGTGCTCGGTCCGCTGCTGGCTCTGGTTCTAATGGCGAGGCTGGCCGGAAACATCGCCGCTGTGATGTGGGTAGCCGTCGTGCCCGCCCTCGTCACGGTAGCTCTGCTGATCGGTTTCGTGCGCGACCCGGATCATGGGAGCGACGAGGGTGCCGCCCGTGCCCCCGTCAGTCTCGCCGATGCGCGGCGGTTGTCGGGCCGGTACTGGCGGGTCGTGCTGGTCGGCGCCGTTTTCACGCTGGCTCGGTTCAGCGAAGCCTTTCTGGTCCTGCGCGCTCAGGATGTCGGGTTATCGCTGGCCTACGTGCCGGCGGTCCTCATCGTGATGAACGTCGCCTACGCCGGGGTGGCCTACCCGGCGGGAGCCGCGGCCGACCGTATGAGTCGGCGCCGGCTGTTGCTGATCGGTCTGGCACTGCTGATTGCTGCCGACATCGCGCTGGCGGCTGCGGACGCGCCGTGGCTGGCGTTCGTCGGCGCCGCACTCTGGGGTCTGCACATGGCGTTCACGCAAGGCTTGTTCGCCAAGCTCGTTGCCGACACGGCTCCGGGCGACCTGCGCGGCTCGGCCTTCGGGATCTTCAATCTGGTCAGTGGCGTCGCGCTGTTACTCGCCAGCGTGCTGGCCGGCTGGCTGTGGACCGCCGTGGGCGCGCCGGCGACGTTCGTTGCCGGGGCGGCTTTCGGCGCCGTGGCGGCGCTCGGCCTCATAGCGCATCGTACCGGCCGGCAACGTCGCCACCCCGGCGGTAGGCCACCGCCCACCGACAGTTACTTGCCTCCGACGCAAACGTGACGCCTGACCGGTGCGCCGCGCGACGTGCGCGCACAGTGGATTCGGGTGCTTCCGGTGGCATAGCAGATGCACTTACACGCCCGGCACGACGTGGCGGGCACTTGCACAGCGGCGGCGAGTCGATCATGGATTGGACGCTCACCTTCAGAGATGCAATGCGACATGTCCGGTATTGCGGCATGGCCAGTAGCGGGCGGTGTTGCCCCGGGAGGTGGCCTGCGATCTCAGATCCTCGACGGCGGCGGCTGTTGGGCATCCATCCTCCGCCGCCCTTCCACCGTAGCCGCGGGCCGGGGGTCTCAGGCCGGTAGCGGACATGTTCACCCCCGACCCGACCGAGCTGCGCGCGCAGGCGCGCGCCGCAATCGATTCGCGCATCTCGCAGCGTCTCCCGACCGCGATGTTCGTCGTGGTGATCTGCAGCCTGGCCTTCACCGTCGAGGACTTCTGGCTGCAACCGCCGGAGCTACCCACGTTGCTGGTCATAAAGGCCGTGCAGCTTGCCATCGTTCTGCCGCTATTCTTGCTCATGCGCCTGCCGATCGGTCGCCGCTACCCGTCGTCGCTCGCGCTCATCGGCATCAGCGCAGTGATCGTTACGACGGCGGCTCTCGGCATCACGCGCGGGGAAACCGTAGCCGCACGGACCGTCATCATTCTCCTGACCATCGCCACGCCGGCGGTGCTGCCGTGGGGCATTGCCCCGCAGCTCGTCACCGCAGCCATCGCGGCGCTCGCTATTGCCTGGAACTCCTACGGCGTGGCCGGCAACTTCGATTCGATTACCGGCTATATCGGCGTCGGCACCACGGTGGTGTTCCTCGG is part of the Candidatus Binatia bacterium genome and encodes:
- a CDS encoding MFS transporter; this translates as MARTPSTPVESASWRGLPASVWALGFGSLFMDMSSELIHSLLPVFMSAVLGASMVTIGLVEGVAEATAAITKVFSGALSDYLGKRKLLLVLGYGLAAATKPVFPLATSVGWVFAARFIDRVGKGIRGAPRDALVADLTPAALRGAAYGLRQALDSVGAVLGPLLALVLMARLAGNIAAVMWVAVVPALVTVALLIGFVRDPDHGSDEGAARAPVSLADARRLSGRYWRVVLVGAVFTLARFSEAFLVLRAQDVGLSLAYVPAVLIVMNVAYAGVAYPAGAAADRMSRRRLLLIGLALLIAADIALAAADAPWLAFVGAALWGLHMAFTQGLFAKLVADTAPGDLRGSAFGIFNLVSGVALLLASVLAGWLWTAVGAPATFVAGAAFGAVAALGLIAHRTGRQRRHPGGRPPPTDSYLPPTQT